AGTAGATAAAAAAAGGGTAAAAAAGTTAATGCCATATAGAGCCATAAGGCACTTGTAGTCAAAAACCATGCTTGCACAGGTAATGAAAAACTATGCCTAATGGCAAAACAATACAGGCATGTGATATATCTTGATTTTGTTACAACACCCCAACCATCAATGAGGTTGACAGAAAAACTTTACACTCCAGTAAGTCAGACAAGGAATATTTGACCCACCCTCTATCAGACACATTCTTCACATGGAGACAAAATAAATCATATGATTGTCATTGATCAATCCGGAAAATGGTTAGGATGAAGGGATGACAAATCTACTAATGTAAGCATAGATTTCCTGGCACAACAGTTAGAACGCACTATGATCAAAAGGTCTCCACTCTAACAATTCCAAAACAGCATGTACAAGCATCAATCCAAACACAAAATATCTGACCTAGCCCCTAGCTGATAATACATCAAATTGTTTCATCCGATTAGTCCGAGAAGAATTCTCCAACTGAGAAATGTCCTTTTCATTTCTCCTCCCGTAATAAGTCTGATCCTGTATCTGTGGAGTTTCACTCCTGAAAGCCACTTGATGCAGCTGTAGCAAAGCAAGCATACTTACAGCAAACACAGCAGCGTTCCCTAGCACACTGCCAATACTTTCCAATTTGAATGACTTCTTAGCTAAAGCCAAACTGGAAATCAACATCTGCATCATGACGCATGACCTTTTTCCCTCATGAATTTCCAAATTATCACCTGACTGATTCCTTGGCATCTCACAGAGGTTTTCTGGTGAGACAAAATGGCCAGTATTATGCACATCTCCAACAAACTCCACAGCTTCGTCGATGACTTGGTACTTCTTTCCCTTATGATCAGCCAATCTCATTGCAAGAATGATTCGACTTTGCTCTAGCCTTGCTATAGCAGCATCTCGTTCTGCTCGCTGTTGTGATTGTACAGTCTGTAGGGGAATTATACATGTTAACTTAATGTCAAAAGTTATGCCTAATATAATATACCCATACGCAGAATTCTTGCAGACAAAATGCAAACAGCTCTAACTGTGATCAATAACTTTAAACAATTAACAGTAGCATGTCATTTATGAATGCATCTTTGCGTAGAACTAGAGTTAGTATTCTAGActcatatttttatgaaatttgttAAGAGTTCTTAGACAAGAAGATCCCTTTTGTAAGACTGCTTATTTAGAAAGAAACCACATATTCAGTATGCATAAAGAATATAAATGGTCGTCCTTGTGCAGATAAGAGTTATGGATATGTTAATAATTCTGAAGGTGCTGCAACCAATCTCTCACACTCCAATCTCATTTGTATAAGAGCAAATTTCCAGACATAACCAAAATTCAGAAGTGATCTACTAACACCGTTCACGATGTTGATTATAGAATAATAGGCCGCAGAACCTAAATGATAATAAATTTTCTCATGGACACAAGCCTCTTATCCTCAAAAATCTACTAACATTAATTGTACTTTGTAGAAAAAAAGTGACATGGTGCACCTTAAATGATCCACCACCAAGACAATACCATGGAGGAGTGTAAAAGAATGTCTAGGTTTTTCTGATTAAAGATGGAGAAAAGAAATAGAATTGAACAATCATTATACAAATCTGTAAATAGTGGAACAAAATGATCCAAATTGGAATGAagatctcatatactaattaacaACATATAAATCAAGATAAGGAAAACCGATTTACACAACCCTTATCTGGATCTTTTACAATACACAATTACAAGTTAAGAAAGAAAATTTTCTAGGAGGTATCACTTGACAGCATTGGAAGGATCATGGCAACTGTAGAAGTTTCTGGTTTTTTTGTTGCAGCAAACATATGGACTGTAGTTATCCAATGGGACACATTCTTTGATTACATCTTCTAGTCCAGCCAACCTATAAGGCCTGTTACAATTTTCGCTGGAGATCCACATCAGAGGACTCACCCTCAACCAAATAAGGCCCAGACCATCAGGCAGTTACCACATTAAAAATCTGCCAAGGATGGTTTTTCCCTGCTATTTTCTTTTTCACTTTATCTTTACACCAACACAGTTTTGAACTTTGAACTGTCGCCTAATTATCTACTAGAAAAAGGAAAAattcagagttttttttttttcttttgcttggcATTTCCATCAGATATCCagcaatttattttagaaatttatAGCACCTGAAATCTCATAAAAACATATAAATATCTTTGATAGCTAGTATATCAGTTAATCCAAGGTCCCCTACATTGTTCATCGGTTCTGCATGAGTGAAGTATTGATTTTCCCTCCAGATAACACATCcataaacattttttttttcaaaaaaatagtaacTGATTGAACAGAACCATAATAACATGTAGaagcttctggccaaaaatgttACATGGGTCATTCACAAGTAATGAAGTGAGAAATAAAAACATACACAAAGAACACCTTTGTTAATAGCATGATAAATCAAATATGTCACCAAACTAGGAAGCTTGAGAATCAATTTTAACTAAAAGGTAAAAAATTACTGAAAGATAACTTTAACATTTTATAAGCTACAAAAATTTTCTCCAGTAAGAAATTTTCTAGTTCTGAATGCCATTCATCCTTCCAGCACACAAAATATAATCTTTTTAAAATTCTTATGAATTTGTGAACTCCTAACCCGCAATTAGACCCCgtgaatatattataaaaagcgAAAAATAACGACTCAACGAATTATGCAATCAAACACAAACTTgctcattttaaaaaataataaagaatcAGAAAAGCAAATTTACTTAAAAAGTTGATTGGACATAAAGATATTGGCGTTTTATTTTCCAACCACAAAACGAATGAAATAGACAAATAAGAAATCGGAACAAAACATGACTTTAGAGGAGCTCACATGGAAGAACTCGAGCTGGTCCTCAAGGTTCTCGAGGGCGGTCCGGATTGCGTTGAGGCTCCTCGCCTCCGCCATCACCGCTTCCTCCTCCTCGGCCCGGAAATCCTTGACGAACACGAACCCTCTCCTCCCCTCACCTTCCCCACCGGCCACCTTCACCGCCGCCGGCGGGTGCTTGTTCTCCCAGGCGGACTGGCTGAGGGCCTTGATAGATTTGAGGAAGTGGGCCCGGGAGATTGCGTGGATGGCGTCGCTGATCTTGTCGTGAAGGTCCCAGATCCTCTCCAGCACTGCCTCGATCTCCTCCATCTCCCATCTCATCGGGAGCTAATCTAGGGTTACGGTTAGGGTTTCCCGGTCGCCCGTCCGATTCGGCAATCAGACACCTGGGAAACGCCTAGGCGGGATTCTGGAGCAGAGGAGAGGAGGTTCTTAAGGCCGAGAGCCTAGGAGGCATGCGGGGTCCATCAGAAGCCGTGATCTGGACCGTCAATTAATTAAACTCGCCTACGCCTGGTCCACGGCCATTCTGGAAGTGCGGTACGCACGAGCGAACGGAATGGATTGATGCTTGTGGTCCTCCGACAATTTTTTAAAATGGAATCAATATTATCTTCGTGGGCTCTCACACTAACGCCGGTGGCAGTTGGGCTCGTGGATTGTGCAACAGACGGGGCTTGCTTAACGGTGCTAAGGCTCTTGATTGGGAGGCCGTCCTGTAAAACGATTTTCCTGACCTTGAGTTCTTGAGAATCCTTTTGCGGAGAAGGGAGTTCATAGAGCCACCTTCAGACTTCCCCATTGACAAAGCTCTTggagccttttttttttcttcaagatcTTCTGGATACCATTGAGAAGGATCTTGGGAACTTTTTTGCTCAAGTATCATGGCAAAGCTAAGGTAGAAAATATCAATCGTTCTTACATTGATTTTGTTAAGATTTGACacttcgagattcgatccatattgagtctACAATGagattcatgataaaaaataaagtccaacaaaatcaagatcaccccaaataaaattcggacggagaagatacgtgcGATTGAAGTTGGCACGAAACTTGGTATGGTGGAGGATCACCGACGGCTGGCAGCGGGTCGGTGGAGCGATGGCAGTGCAGCCACGCGCGGCCCAGATGCGACAGCATGCGGGTCGGGCGTATAGGGCACGGCCCAATGCATGGGCCAGGCCCGGGCGCGCGGGCCAGCTCAGGCCCGGGCGAGTGGGGCGTGACCCAGGACCCAGGCGCGCCCCTGAGAGCCCATTGTccggtccatcatggatcggacggtGCACAACCCACtgcatgggcgtttcccacgtatttctcgcggtccacggcattgTTCCGTCGACGGTGAGATGGATCAGGCGGTGCAAAACCCACAGCGTGGATCGCATAGGCGTTTTCCatacatttctcacggtccacggtactGTTTCATGGACTGACGTGTGATCGAAGGGCGTTGGTAGTTCTCGATCATGATCCAACAGTCCGAGACTTGATTTGGGTGTCATTAGGATTCCTTAACCCGTTCTAATTGAttcttaaggcctttaaaaggccttaTGCGTGGAACAACTTTGGGTGGTGGTGCGCATGGGCTTCAGCAGAGAATTCGAATTCAGAAAGAGAGGTGATGCACGGTGCTGAGAAAAAAAAGAGTAGGAAGGCTCCTGGATAGTAGACAGTGATCATTTCAAGAGTTCAGAGGAGTCTttttagagagagcttttatgagaaaaatttttttgtgagggagaaattgggtgtattaggattgagggtgagatctcctcttgtaatatttttttttctcatagtgaagtttgcatgccccgtggaggcgagcccttttttggctgatccacatatttgattatttttattttattttttttttcttcctactgcatcgcgcggtatcgaaaagatcctgagaggtggtgtcctgttcagacatccacccaacaagtgatatcaaagAGAGGCGATACAATGATACAGATTGcagcagtggtgagcaagactgaagatggagaagatagaatcaatcaagatggagatcaataagtttgatggaaagaacaatttctccttatgacaagcaaggatgaaggatgcgcTCATCCAACAaaagttgattgatgctctcttgtgcgagaagaagtcgaccaccatagaggtaCGGGATTGAAAACAACTACAGATgtaggtggtgagtaccatccgcatgtacttagtggatgaggtggtgatccatatactTAATGAGACTTCTCTgacagtgctgtggtcgaagcttgaagagttatacatggcaaaatctctcaccaacattcttttcttcttgagacagttttaccagctgtggatgattgagggacaaagcgtgcaggagcatctaagccacttccagaagatcctcaccgacctcctcagcattagcgagaatattgaggagaagatcagggcgttggttttgctagcgtcgcttccgccttcgtatgagtcctcggtgactgctcttctagtgggaaagagcactatcaagatagataaggtcaccacggcgatacttcagaatgagattctcaggagggagaacccagcttcgagctcaggtggtagtagctcagctttggtggtttctgaaggagcaggaggtgatagacggagcgacaggagatcgcaacgaaggtggtccaagtccatgagggacttgagcaagaccagatgttatcggtgtgaagagttgggacatctagccagagattgccctcaactcagggatcggacgatggctgctgtagcgacggccagtagcgattcagaaggagatatcctggagatatctgacgagatatctactacttttcagtagtgaattttagattctgcatgcacctatcgtgtatgttacagagaggagcagtttgactctttgAAGAACATTGAGGACACTGTTTATCTGCCGCATGGATCgaactgtgcgatcagaggcattgggatgatcagttggaggacacatgatggtgcagtgagaagattgggggatgtccgatacatacccaattttcgacagaatcttatctcactgagcagactggattcgagaggctacaggacggtagctggtggaggaatcctgaaggtgctatgcggcgataggattgttctagaggagaaggagaggagaggacattattacctgacgaaGAGCTCAATGCGAGGTAGAGTTTCAGGAGCCAAGAGGagtccagagtgaggtggagctccagatggaggtggatcgggcacgagacaggagattcGAGAGGATGGGAAGCGAcgttgcaaggtgagattcctattaccgtagGATGATGTCCCGAgaagatctcaggtcaaaaggagTACagtatatgatggagatgggataaAGCGGTCTGGTTCGACTCCCGTATtggcccatccatgatcagcagatgATTGCCCCGAGGCATGGGGGTgaagagatctagaagctctcaaagttaggaAAAGGTCGAATATCAagttgaggtggagattgttaagatttgatgctttgagattcagtccatattcagcccacagcaaggttcgcgatgaaaaacgaagttcaacgagatcaagatcattccAAACGAAGTTCGGATGGAAAAGATACGCATGATTAAAATCGGCACAGAACTCGACGCAATGGAGGACCGCCGGCCGAGCGGCCGTGCGTGGCCCAGGCACGGCAGTGTGCGGGTCGGGCATGC
The sequence above is a segment of the Elaeis guineensis isolate ETL-2024a chromosome 7, EG11, whole genome shotgun sequence genome. Coding sequences within it:
- the LOC140859068 gene encoding plastid division protein PDV1-like gives rise to the protein MRWEMEEIEAVLERIWDLHDKISDAIHAISRAHFLKSIKALSQSAWENKHPPAAVKVAGGEGEGRRGFVFVKDFRAEEEEAVMAEARSLNAIRTALENLEDQLEFFHTVQSQQRAERDAAIARLEQSRIILAMRLADHKGKKYQVIDEAVEFVGDVHNTGHFVSPENLCEMPRNQSGDNLEIHEGKRSCVMMQMLISSLALAKKSFKLESIGSVLGNAAVFAVSMLALLQLHQVAFRSETPQIQDQTYYGRRNEKDISQLENSSRTNRMKQFDVLSARG